A region from the Lolium perenne isolate Kyuss_39 chromosome 4, Kyuss_2.0, whole genome shotgun sequence genome encodes:
- the LOC127348786 gene encoding tropinone reductase homolog At2g29290-like: protein MAGVMADSSEETMSLRWSLAGMTALVTGGTKGIGLAIVEELADLGARVHTCSRSAADLDKCRRRWQSKGLQTLITTSVCDVSARHDREALVATVRDLFGGKLHILVNNAGQSLYKPAARTTPEDYAHLMATNFDPCFHLSQLAHPLLRQAGASSVVYMSSVTGYIAYPALSVYSVTKGAMHQLARSLAAEWATHSIRVNCVAPGGVETDFSATTLAADTAMARKLADMETARVPMRRFCKPHEVATVVAFLCMPGAGYITGQVICVDGGRTIAAKL, encoded by the exons ATGGCAGGCGTCATGGCGGATTCTTCAGAGGAGACGATGAGCCTCCGGTGGAGCCTCGCCGGCATGACGGCGCTCGTCACCGGAGGAACCAAAGGCATTGG GCTTGCGATCGTGGAGGAGCTGGCCGATCTTGGCGCCAGGGTGCACACCTGCTCCCGCAGCGCCGCCGACCTGGACAAATGCCGCCGGCGATGGCAGAGCAAGGGCCTACAAACCCTGATCACCACCTCCGTCTGCGACGTCTCCGCCCGCCACGACAGGGAGGCCCTCGTCGCCACGGTCCGCGACCTCTTCGGCGGCAAGCTCCACATCCTCGTCAACAACGCCGGCCAGTCCCTCTACAAGCCGGCCGCCCGCACCACGCCAGAGGACTACGCCCACCTCATGGCCACAAACTTCGACCCCTGCTTCCACCTCTCCCAGCTCGCGCACCCGCTGCTCCGCCAAGCCGGAGCGTCCTCCGTGGTTTACATGTCCTCCGTCACGGGCTACATCGCCTACCCGGCACTGTCAGTCTACTCCGTCACCAAGGGCGCCATGCACCAGCTCGCCAGGAGCCTAGCCGCCGAGTGGGCGACGCACAGCATCCGTGTCAACTGTGTCGCGCCAGGCGGCGTCGAAACCGATTTCTCCGCCACCACGCTCGCCGCTGACACAGCCATGGCACGAAAGCTCGCCGACATGGAGACAGCGCGGGTGCCCATGCGACGCTTCTGCAAGCCCCACGAGGTCGCCACGGTTGTGGCATTCCTCTGCATGCCTGGCGCTGGGTACATCACCGGCCAAGTCATCTGCGTCGACGGCGGACGCACCATAGCAGCCAAGCTATGA